One stretch of Amycolatopsis sp. NBC_00345 DNA includes these proteins:
- a CDS encoding ATP-binding protein, translated as MTEFALTDTDGELLRRVRSWVREHLADLDTFALTDAVQVVDELTTNALSHGRPPQCLRLLRRPGRVRVEVDDGALARARPRAPSVTGGRGLLLVAALSDAWGQYATPTGKTVWAELPLTAPGEGG; from the coding sequence GTGACCGAGTTCGCCCTGACCGATACCGACGGGGAGCTGCTGCGCCGCGTGCGCTCGTGGGTGCGCGAACACCTCGCCGACCTGGACACGTTCGCCCTGACCGACGCCGTCCAGGTCGTCGACGAGCTGACCACCAACGCACTGAGCCACGGCCGCCCGCCCCAGTGCCTGCGCCTGCTGCGGCGCCCCGGCCGCGTCCGCGTCGAGGTCGACGACGGCGCCCTGGCCCGCGCCCGGCCCCGGGCGCCCAGCGTCACCGGCGGCCGCGGGCTGCTCCTCGTCGCCGCGCTCAGCGACGCCTGGGGCCAGTACGCCACCCCGACCGGGAAAACGGTGTGGGCCGAACTCCCGCTCACGGCTCCCGGCGAAGGAGGCTGA
- a CDS encoding pyridoxal phosphate-dependent decarboxylase family protein, which produces MLDHLESNGHDFRSLLDQVTTELAGFVDGLPHAPVDGTAAAPEIVDLVAEPPGESPGDVGKVLSFALKAGGAAIETASPRFFGYVPGGGLVSSAVGELMARVLNRFTAIGEFAPGLVALEHGVLTWLGELFGLPEGATGILTSGGSAAMLSMVVAARENRLGPDADPGTARLYVSDQTHYCVAKAAHVAGFPARSVRLVPTLDGRRLDPVALATAIEEDTAAGLRPFLVVGTAGTTNAGAVDPLGAIADVAREHGLWFHVDACYGGFFQLTTRGRARLEGIGRADSITVDPHKSLFLPYGTGALLVRERRLLTASYPGDRAAYLPDAAGDTLPDYAHLGYELTREHRGLRIWLPLHLHGLDAFRRALDEKLDLACYLHDELATHPALEVPHPPELSTVVFRLRDGDDAANLALLDRIQSAGRVFLSSTRLDGRLTLRLCVLSPLTHREHIDEAVATIRAAIGG; this is translated from the coding sequence CCGCACGCGCCGGTGGACGGCACGGCGGCCGCCCCCGAGATCGTCGACCTGGTGGCCGAGCCGCCCGGCGAGAGCCCCGGCGACGTCGGCAAGGTGCTGTCCTTCGCGCTGAAGGCCGGTGGCGCCGCGATCGAGACGGCCAGCCCCCGGTTCTTCGGCTACGTCCCCGGCGGCGGGCTGGTCAGCTCGGCCGTGGGGGAGCTGATGGCCCGGGTGCTCAACCGGTTCACCGCCATCGGCGAGTTCGCGCCGGGCCTGGTCGCGCTCGAACACGGGGTGCTGACCTGGCTGGGCGAGCTGTTCGGGCTGCCCGAGGGCGCGACTGGGATCCTCACCAGCGGCGGCTCGGCGGCGATGCTGTCGATGGTGGTGGCGGCCCGGGAGAACCGGCTCGGCCCGGACGCGGATCCCGGCACCGCCCGGCTCTACGTGTCCGACCAGACCCACTACTGCGTCGCAAAGGCCGCGCATGTCGCCGGGTTCCCCGCGCGGTCCGTCCGGCTGGTGCCGACCTTGGACGGGCGGCGGCTCGACCCTGTCGCGCTGGCCACGGCGATCGAGGAGGACACCGCCGCCGGGCTCCGGCCGTTCCTGGTCGTCGGCACGGCGGGGACCACCAACGCCGGCGCGGTCGACCCGCTCGGCGCGATCGCCGACGTCGCGCGCGAGCACGGGCTCTGGTTCCACGTCGACGCCTGTTACGGCGGGTTCTTCCAGCTCACCACCCGCGGCCGGGCCCGGCTCGAGGGCATCGGCCGCGCCGACTCCATCACCGTGGACCCGCACAAGAGCCTGTTCCTGCCCTACGGCACGGGCGCGCTGCTGGTCCGCGAACGCCGCCTGCTCACCGCGTCCTACCCCGGCGACCGCGCGGCCTACCTGCCGGACGCCGCCGGCGACACCCTGCCCGACTACGCCCACCTCGGCTACGAGCTGACCCGGGAGCACCGGGGGCTGCGGATCTGGCTGCCGCTGCACCTGCACGGGCTGGACGCCTTCCGCCGGGCACTGGACGAAAAACTGGACCTGGCCTGCTACCTGCACGACGAGCTGGCCACGCACCCGGCGCTGGAGGTCCCGCACCCGCCCGAACTGTCCACTGTGGTCTTCCGCCTGCGCGACGGCGACGACGCGGCGAACCTGGCCCTGCTGGACCGGATCCAGTCCGCGGGGCGGGTCTTCCTGTCCAGCACCCGGCTGGACGGCCGCCTGACGCTGCGGCTGTGCGTGCTGTCCCCGCTCACCCACCGCGAGCACATCGACGAAGCGGTGGCGACCATCCGCGCCGCGATCGGCGGGTGA
- a CDS encoding TetR/AcrR family transcriptional regulator, translating into MTSEGLRERKKRETRLALSHATIRLALERGWDNVSVEDIAAAANVSERTFRNYFASKAEAVVATHVERGQRIAEVLRERPAEEPLWDALVVAVVAQFEAAEAGPRDDGYATALQKLLAEPAIQHEVFRAHARAQDELTAAIADRTGTTGEDLYPQVVAAVVAAGLGAAMAYWTQHPGRSLVTLLHEVFDQVRAGSPDPR; encoded by the coding sequence ATGACCTCAGAAGGGCTGCGGGAGCGCAAGAAGCGCGAGACCCGTCTCGCGCTGAGCCACGCGACGATCCGGCTCGCGCTGGAGCGGGGCTGGGACAACGTGTCGGTGGAGGACATCGCCGCCGCGGCGAACGTTTCCGAGCGCACTTTCCGCAACTACTTCGCCAGCAAGGCCGAGGCGGTCGTCGCCACGCACGTCGAGCGTGGGCAGCGCATCGCCGAAGTCCTGCGGGAACGCCCGGCCGAGGAGCCGCTCTGGGACGCGCTGGTCGTGGCCGTCGTCGCGCAGTTCGAGGCGGCCGAAGCCGGGCCGCGCGACGACGGTTACGCCACCGCGCTCCAGAAACTGCTCGCCGAGCCCGCGATCCAGCACGAGGTTTTCCGCGCCCACGCGCGGGCCCAGGACGAGCTGACCGCCGCCATCGCCGACCGCACCGGCACCACCGGCGAGGACCTGTACCCGCAGGTCGTCGCCGCGGTGGTCGCGGCCGGGCTCGGCGCCGCGATGGCGTACTGGACGCAGCATCCCGGCCGGTCGCTCGTCACGCTGCTCCACGAGGTCTTCGACCAGGTCCGCGCCGGGTCGCCCGACCCGCGCTGA
- a CDS encoding alpha/beta hydrolase family protein, whose product MTKPLRHKIIPALTAATCAAALLSVPAVAAAAPGRGPLLSAVPVQSLDQAGVRATLDATPFGSATARYGVDAYRVTYRTTDVRDRPTTASGLVVLPRTTSPRTAVYEHGTRSNRADVASVQEDLQDRQAGLVLGAAGYVAVLPDYLGLGTGPGFHPYLDSRTEASATLDLLRAARTLTADRGKRFDPRVFVSGFSQGGQAAMAVGEALQGDPGSGFRLAALAPVSGPYDARGAELPGIFDGRVAPDVAVFYLSYWTVSMNRLFPLYRNASEVFRAPYDQYAESLFDGSHSEEDIFPRLAATPAAMFTDSYLNRVRHLSGPLLDAARDSDGTCSAWRPRVPVRLFASAADTQVPIANSLNCQRDLRAHGVDAPLTRLGSAEHLDTPGVALPQIVPWFDSLPAGPR is encoded by the coding sequence ATGACCAAACCCTTGCGCCACAAGATCATCCCCGCGCTGACGGCCGCGACGTGCGCCGCCGCCCTGCTGTCCGTGCCCGCGGTCGCCGCCGCGGCGCCCGGCCGCGGCCCCCTGCTCAGCGCGGTCCCCGTGCAGAGCCTCGACCAGGCCGGGGTCCGGGCCACGCTCGACGCCACCCCGTTCGGCTCCGCCACCGCGCGGTACGGGGTCGACGCTTACCGCGTGACCTACCGGACGACCGATGTGCGCGACCGGCCGACCACCGCGAGCGGCCTGGTCGTGCTCCCCCGGACGACGAGCCCGCGCACCGCCGTGTACGAGCACGGCACCCGCAGCAACCGGGCCGACGTCGCCTCGGTGCAAGAGGACCTTCAGGACCGGCAGGCGGGACTGGTGCTCGGCGCGGCCGGGTACGTCGCCGTCCTGCCCGACTACCTCGGCCTCGGCACCGGGCCCGGTTTCCACCCGTACCTGGATTCCCGCACCGAGGCCTCGGCCACGCTCGACCTGCTGCGCGCGGCCAGGACCCTGACCGCGGACCGGGGAAAGCGGTTCGACCCGCGGGTCTTCGTGAGCGGGTTCTCCCAGGGCGGCCAGGCCGCGATGGCGGTCGGCGAAGCCCTGCAGGGCGACCCGGGCTCCGGTTTCCGGCTCGCCGCGCTGGCCCCGGTCAGCGGCCCCTACGACGCCCGCGGCGCCGAGCTGCCCGGCATCTTCGACGGCCGGGTCGCCCCGGACGTCGCGGTGTTCTACCTGTCCTACTGGACGGTCTCGATGAACCGGCTGTTCCCGTTGTACCGCAACGCTTCCGAGGTCTTCCGCGCGCCCTACGACCAGTACGCGGAGTCCCTTTTCGACGGATCGCACAGCGAGGAGGACATCTTCCCGCGGCTCGCCGCCACCCCGGCGGCGATGTTCACCGACAGCTACCTGAACCGGGTCCGGCACCTGTCCGGCCCCCTGCTCGACGCCGCCCGCGACAGCGACGGCACCTGCTCGGCCTGGCGGCCGCGCGTCCCGGTCCGGCTCTTCGCCAGCGCCGCCGACACCCAGGTGCCGATCGCCAACTCCCTGAACTGCCAACGGGATCTGCGGGCCCACGGCGTCGACGCGCCGCTCACCCGGCTCGGCTCCGCCGAGCACCTCGACACCCCCGGGGTCGCGCTGCCGCAGATCGTGCCCTGGTTCGACTCGCTGCCGGCCGGCCCGCGCTGA